GGGATTTCACTCCTGTGGTTTGTTCATCTTCCTGTAATATACTTCGACGGCCGTCTGTGATATACTGGTCTTCAACAGCCGGGGATGAGACCGTTGCGCTTCGCGCGAGAGTTCCGGCGACCGCACTAGGAGGATCTGACCATGTCGGTACCTGTCGGAGCGTCTGGCGCACAGCCCAAGAAGTGGACCATCCTGTACTACTTTGACGGCAAGAACAACCTTGCTCCGATGGCCCAGCACTCGTACAACGCCATCGACAAGGTCGGCTCAGACGAGAATGTGAACCTCGTGGCCCAGTTCGGGATGCCCAAGAAGGGCGTGCTGCAAGGGCTCGTGCAGAAGGACGGCGGTTCAGGCCAGCTCACCGACCTCGGCCAGAAGGACATGGGGTCTGCCGAGAACCTGCGGCAGTTCGTCGAATGGGGCATGAAGAACTACCCCGCGGAGCACTACGCCCTGGTCATGTGGGATCACGGCGCAGGCTTCAAAGGATCGATGGTCGATGACGAGACGGGTCACATCATCAAGAACCACGATCTGGCCGCGGCGCTCGAGCAGGTGGCCCAGGAGACAGGCAAGAAGCTCGACGTCCTCAACTGGAACGCCTGCCTCATGCAGCAGGCCGAGGTCGGCTACGAGATGCGCAACGCCGCCAGCTACATGGTGGGGTCGCAAGAGGTCGAGGCGGGCCTCCGCCTCCCCATCCCAGGCGTCTTCGGCACCACGCCGCAGCACGAGGTGGCCAAGGATGTGCAGGAAGCCATCAAGACCAAGGGCGACCTGACCCCGGAAGAGATGGCCAAGCTCTTCGTTTTCGAGGCCAAGAACCAGTTCGGAAGTCAGATGTTCACGCCCACCCAGTCGGCCATCGACCTGTCGAAGATGGAGAGCGTGAAGAACGCGATGGATGCCCTGGCGGGGGTGCTCATCGACGCCGTCAAGGCCGACCCCGCCATGATCGACCAGATCCGCGCCGACATCAAGGGTGCGCAGCGCATGATCGCAGCCGACATGCACCTCGAGCCATACGTCGACTATCGCGATCTCGGAGACTTCGCCCGCGTCCTGGTGAAGGACGACAAGCTCAATGCCGTCAACCCGAAGATCGGCGAGGCGGCCAAAGATGTGATGGCGGCCGTCCAGGAAGCCGTCATCGCTGAGCAGCACGCGCCCATCAGTGGATTCGGCGGGCGCAGCCTCGAGGGCGCCACAGGCATGAGTGCCTACATCCCCCGTGACTACGGCCACGACAAGGTGGGCAAGTCGCACATCGACGGCCTTCCCAATGGCGGGACCCATGGTTACGAGACCACCTCGATGGCCAAGGAGACGCGCTGGGAGAGCCTGCTCAAGATGGTGTCGAAAGACGACGACCTCATGGGCAAGATGCCGGGTCAGCGCGCGCTCATGAACTTCGGCCAGGTTGCCAACTACTACGGCTACGAGTACGCCTGGAACGCCGTGAAGGGCGCCACGAGCGCCAAGGGGTTGAACTGGTGGCCGCTGATGGGCTTCCCCTACATGATGCCCATCCCTGGCGTGCTGGCGGCCGGCGCGGGCGCCATCTCGAATGCCCTTCGGATCAAGAAGGGCATTGACAAGATCGAGGCGGGCCTCACCCGTGAAGACTCTCCGAAGGCCAATCGCGTCGAGCTCGGCGTGCAGGGAGCGCTCGACACCATCGTCGGCGCGGGTTCGGTCGCGGTCTGCGGCGCCATGATCGCAGGCGTGATGAGCCCCGCTCTCGTGCCCGTCGCGGCGGGTGTGATGGCGCTGGGTGTCGGACGCCTGGCGTTCAGCATCGGTCGGGGTCTGCTGCGCAAGCACAACGCGAACAAGCTCACCGTTGAGGAGAAGATTGCCGCCGCCCCGGGGCGTCCGCAGTTCAACGCCCTCAAGGACCGAAAGGCTGCTGATGCGGGCAAGACGCCTGCGGTCAAGGCCGCCGATCAGCCCGCGGCAGAGGCTTCTGTCGTGAAGCCCGCAGCGCAGACCGAGTCAGCGGAGACCAACACCCAGGCCTCCTGAGCAGACGGGCAGCGTCGTGTTCGATGAGACGGCCTTCGTGAGAGGGCCGTTTCGCTTTGATGCTTGATGTGAATCGCCCCTGGGGTACATCTACCGTCACACGTCAGGTTCTGCAGGGGTGAGCAGGGGAGGTAAACCGGGGGCGTCGAAGGGCGTTCCCCGCGCAGTCCTGCCACAATGTCACGCGAGAGGCAACGAACATGGCCGATAAGAACCGCCCCAGTGAGAAGAACTTCGACAAGATGTGGAAGTATGCCGAGAAGTTCGCCGAGAAGAGCGGCACCTCGTTGCATCCGGATCGCTCCATCACCGAGGCGGTGGTGCTCGGCCTGGCCGAGAACCTCGATACCATCGGCCGCCCCTTGTGCCCGTGCAACTTCTACCCGAACAAGGGCGAGGAGGCGAAGAACCGTCGCTGGATGTGCGCCTGTGACGAGATGCAGATCTTCAAGTACTGCCACTGCCTGCTCTTCGTGACGCCCGAAGGTCTCCCCGTCACCGAGTATCTGCCGGAAGAGCACGAGGGACGTCGCACCTACGGTCTGGTGGCCGATCCATCGCCCGAGAAGGGGAGGGCGCTTCGCGACAAGGCGGCCGAGGCGCGCGAGCAGATGGTCGACAACGGGGCGGGTCTGACCACGCCCATCTGGCCTGCCGGCGAGACGACCGCCTGAGCGGTCGATGCGGTCCTCACGTCGGCGGGGGTGTGCTCTCGCTCGTCGCTGTCTCTGGTGATCTGCGGTGCGTGGCGGCCACCAGCCAGATGCTGATCTCATAGAGCACGATCATCGGGGCCGCAACGATCGACTGGGTGAAGGCGTCTGGAGTCGGCGTTACCACGGCGGCGATGATGAAGATCGCGAGGATGGCGTAGCGGCGGTTCTGACGCAGCATCTTTGCGTTGACGAGGCCCACGGCCGCGAGAATCAGGATGACGATGGGCGTCTGAAAGATCAGGCCGCAGACGATGAGCATCATGGTGATGAAACCGATGTACTCCGACAGCGAGATCATGGCCTTGACGTCTTCGGTCTGGAAGCTCATGAAGAACGACATGGCGGCCGGGAGCACGCAGTAGTAGCCGAACACCACACCCGTGATGAACAGCAGCAGCGCGCCGGGCACCACCCGTCGCACCCAGCGCTTCTCGTGGCTCTCGAGCCCAGGGGCCACGAAAGCCGCCACCTGGTAGAGCACGAAGGGGAGCGCGATGAAGAATCCGCTGAGAATGGCGGTCTTCAGGTAGACCATGAAGGCCTCTGTGGGCTTGAGGAAGACCAGATGCGCGCTGCCCAGCGGTCTTCGCATGAGCTCGATGGCCTTGGGCGTGAGGAACCACGCCCCGATGGACGCGACCACCCAGGCCAGGATCGACCACATGAGACGACCGCGCAGCT
The sequence above is a segment of the Pseudomonadota bacterium genome. Coding sequences within it:
- a CDS encoding ferredoxin:thioredoxin reductase — protein: MADKNRPSEKNFDKMWKYAEKFAEKSGTSLHPDRSITEAVVLGLAENLDTIGRPLCPCNFYPNKGEEAKNRRWMCACDEMQIFKYCHCLLFVTPEGLPVTEYLPEEHEGRRTYGLVADPSPEKGRALRDKAAEAREQMVDNGAGLTTPIWPAGETTA
- the tatC gene encoding twin-arginine translocase subunit TatC, encoding MKGNPCAPRTDGSVTPPPTRNDAEMPLTAHLGELRGRLMWSILAWVVASIGAWFLTPKAIELMRRPLGSAHLVFLKPTEAFMVYLKTAILSGFFIALPFVLYQVAAFVAPGLESHEKRWVRRVVPGALLLFITGVVFGYYCVLPAAMSFFMSFQTEDVKAMISLSEYIGFITMMLIVCGLIFQTPIVILILAAVGLVNAKMLRQNRRYAILAIFIIAAVVTPTPDAFTQSIVAAPMIVLYEISIWLVAATHRRSPETATSESTPPPT